GGCACTCCTGTAAACGGATAATGGACATGGTGAGCAGCCATCACCCGTGGTTTGGAATGGAGCAGGAATATACCCTGATGGGGACAGATGGACACCCCTTCGGCTGGCCTTCCAACGGCTTCCCTGGGCCCCAAGGCCCATATTACTGTGGAGTGGGAGCAGACAGAGCCTATGGCAGAGACATCGTGGAGGCCCACTACCGGGCCTGCTTGTACACCGGCATCAAGATCGCGGGAACGAATGCTGAGGCCATGCCTGCCCAGTGGGAATTCCAGATAGGACCCTGTGAAGGCATCGACATGGGAGATCATCTCTGGGTGGCCCGTTTCATCTTGCATCGTGTATGTGAAGACTTTGGCGTGATAGCAACCTTCGATCCTAAGCCCATTCCTGGAAACTGGAACGGTGCCGGCTGCCATACCAACTTCAGCACCAAGGCCATGAGAGAAGAGAATGGTCTGAAGTACATTGAGGAGTCCATCGAGAAACTAAGCAAGCGGCACCAGTACCACATCCATGCCTACGATCCCAAGGGGGGCCTTGACAATGCCCGGCGCCTAACTGGATTCAACGAAACCTCCAACATCAATGATTTCTCTGCTGGTGTAGCCAACTGTGGTGCCAGCATCCGCATTCCCCAGATGGTTGGCCAGGAGAAGAAGGGCTGCTTTGAAGACCGCCGCCCCTCTGCCAACTGTGACCCCTTTGGGGTGACAGAAGCCCTCATACACACGTGTCTGCTCAACGAGACTGGTGACGAGCCCTTCCAGTACAAGAACTAAGTGGACTTAGACCTCCAGCCATCAAACCCCTCCCAGTTCTTCACCCCACTCCCACTTTTCCTCTCTCCCAATTGTCCTACTAACTGTAACTCAAAGGGCAGAATATCaaggtcttttttttcccttgtgccaAGTTAATAACTCTTGCTTTTTTGGGTCAGGGTAGAGGGGTCAAGTTCTTAATCTCTTCACACCCACCCCATTCCCCTTCTTATCCTATCACAGAAGCTTTGGAAGACTGAGGAAGTAGTGCATTagtggggaggagaaggaggggcaACATAACCACTGCTTCCTTTTAATCAGGTGTGTTTGTCCAGTAGGCATAGTCCAGTCTGGACAGAAAACATCTGTGTTTGTGAAAGGAGAGCAGGACTTTTTCTGTGAGGTTAGCTAAGGTGAGGGGGGGCTGACTTACTGTGCAGATAGCTGAGAATTGACCCTTCCCACTTTTGGTGGgaagttacattttttaaaaaggattataacCAACTTTCCTTTTGAAGTGGGAGTTAGAGAAGGAAAGGTTACGAAGATTAGGAGGAAAATGCCCTTGATCTCTTGCTGTTGTGCTTCCCTTGCTTGAGGCTAAATGCCCTAACCTGAAGAGTGTTAACTGATGGATAGTCCTAccataagaagaagaaaaagttcCTATTGCTTGGTCCTCCATTTATAACACAAAGCAGagtagtatttttatatttaaatgtaaaaacaaaaaaattatatatatgggTGTGTGGATATATGTGTTTTTCTAAAGGAGAAAACCATTCTAATCACTGGAAGGCAAATTTGTCTGGTGAGAAATAAGGATCTCCTTTTGAGTCAGGGTGGAAGAGGCATTGCTTGAAAAGTTGGCTACTTGAGGCCATTATTCCCTCCCTACCACTTGGGGAGCTTCAGTGTGCCCTGCCCACCCTTCCAAAGGGAGTGGGAATTGGTCCAGTAACAGGTAGATGCAGGTTACTAGCAGTGGGAGTCACGTGAGCCTGGTGGCTCTGGTTTGGAAGACACACATGTACTTGTGCACACAGGGGTTCAGCAATATGAGTTGGCTGGTCAACTTAAGCTTTATGTTCCCGACAAGGGGGTACTGGGGTTATTTTCTGGTGGGAGTAGCATGTTACTAAAGCAGGCCttttgatatattaaaaatttttaaagcaaaaaaaataaataaataaaaagagttatctatatagtgcataagaatgcccaccagagtgacctctcaacaccatttggaatctctcagccactgaaactttatttcatttcattttgcaccccccttttggtcaagaagatgttctcaatcccacgatgtt
This is a stretch of genomic DNA from Choloepus didactylus isolate mChoDid1 chromosome 22, mChoDid1.pri, whole genome shotgun sequence. It encodes these proteins:
- the LOC119518739 gene encoding glutamine synthetase-like, whose amino-acid sequence is MATSASSHLNKGVKQVYMALPQGEKVQAMYIWIDGTGEGLRCKTRTLDSEPKCVEELPEWNFDGSSTFQSEGSNSDMYLTPVAMFRDPFRKDPNKLVFCEVFKYNRKPAETNLRHSCKRIMDMVSSHHPWFGMEQEYTLMGTDGHPFGWPSNGFPGPQGPYYCGVGADRAYGRDIVEAHYRACLYTGIKIAGTNAEAMPAQWEFQIGPCEGIDMGDHLWVARFILHRVCEDFGVIATFDPKPIPGNWNGAGCHTNFSTKAMREENGLKYIEESIEKLSKRHQYHIHAYDPKGGLDNARRLTGFNETSNINDFSAGVANCGASIRIPQMVGQEKKGCFEDRRPSANCDPFGVTEALIHTCLLNETGDEPFQYKN